In the genome of Podospora pseudocomata strain CBS 415.72m chromosome 7, whole genome shotgun sequence, the window CTTTTATATCACCAGGACGTTATCCATGATCTTCGATGGAGAGACTGTTGTTCATCTCCACAGCGGTCATCTAAACAAAAGCGGTAGACGGAAACCACCATGTTGCGAGGTGTTATATGCCGGACCCCTTGCTTTTGCCTAATGCCACGCGCTTTGACTCCATTGTCCAATCAAGGCCGAGGGCTCATATGAATCCCCAATTTGGAGAACACTCAAAGTTGTTTATTTGCCCCTCGGCAGACAAGATCCGAATTTGACGAACCGTCTAGCGGGATCGCTGTTGCAGGGCGGAGGAAAACACTGGGAATTTGTCTGAGGATACAAGGAGTATTTGTCATCAaggatggaggagacagTCGTACCTTTATGTTGAGTCGGTGGAGAGGAACCTCGGTAGAAACAATTTTCATGTTGTGGTGGAACATATCTGTGGGGTGGAGGTCTTTCGTTTTTTCCTTCCATGAAGTACAAGAGTCACCGTGCCGTGTTGGTCCAATAAGGGAGAAGCTGATCACCGTTCAATATAATTCATTTCTTTTGAATTTCTCATCGTAGCTAGTGCATATAAGGCACTTTCTCGTTTTCTTTGCTGCCTCGTTTCCCCCTCGCCTCGTTTCTTTCCGTGCCTCGTTCCTTTGTGACATAATTCTGCCCTCGACTACAAGTCCGTTTCCTGCACTTATGCCTCGGAGGCCAACTGAGCTACCGCAGCACGAAAGTTGCTAATCTTGCCCAGAGCGAGGTTGTGCGAGAACTTTCCACGCGTGTTGTGGATTCCAAAGCGGCTGGCTGGGTCAGATGGGCTTGACGGACCCTGGTTGGACTGGGCATAAGCAATGCTGGCAGCCGTGCTGGAAGGGTTGAGTCTGGATGTCCCCAGGTTCGAGACGCCCTTGGCAAGGAAGTTGACAGTCCAGTGGGTGCTATTGGCCACGGTGCCGCCGAGAACCGTATAAGTGGCGCCAGTCCATGGCTGTGGGTAGGTTCTTGCTCTGTTCTCGTGTCAGCCTGCTGCTTGATATGTTTGTGACAAGAAGAATCATACGTAGCACGGCGGGAAGAAACGACAACCGTCGCACCATTGGCCCATGCAACAGTTAAGGGGTTGTTGACCATGGTGCCACCCCATGCGATACCAGCCCACCCAACAGATTTGGGTGCTTGAAGCTGGACCAGAACATCAAAGTCGGCCGTGGCAGTGGCATTCTCGGGAATGGCAGTGCGGAACGCAATTCTCTCTGGCGAAATCCACTCGGAATAGCAGATGGTGGATACAGGATCGCAGTATTTGACGCTCGCTTGACGGGGAGCAATCTCGTGCGCTGGGGCAGCCTGGACACTGCTGCCCAGAGCCAACACGGTTGCTGCCAGTTGTAAAAGACCCATTTTGCACGCTGATAATGACGATGTTTGTGAAAGGAGTTGAAGGAACGATGgcaagggaggggggaagggagggagatATGGACACGGTCCAGTGTTCATGACTCGAGATATGTACTTTACATTCCTGCCGTGGCGTCACTGATTGGGAATGCCGTCAACGGCCCAGACTCTTGATGGCTTTACCCGCGGCGATCTTATTCGGCTTCAGGTCCGGCTGTTCATCATTGTCTTTCGAGTGTGGGGTTTCTTTCACCGGGGATGTAACCGTTTCTCACCACAACGATGCAGATGTTTCGGTAGCCGGGGGCGGCTGAAAACAGTACATGGCCGTCGTCTACAGAGATTGCCGGGTTGGTAATTGCAGTTTTCCGAGTGGTTGGCTTAGCAAAAGTTTAAATATGCTTCTGGGTCCTTGTATCGGCCGGCAGGTGATGCTCCAGCATGCAGGGGTTAAGATAAATCAGGCTGGGATACCATTCACAACAGTGTGCAGCATCGACTCTTGCCAAAAACTGTCAGGTCTCTCATGAATTCACTCCTACTCGTCGAAAGCTTACGTACCTACTGAAATGTGAGTTGCGAGGGCTGAGGTGGCTGCAAGGGGAAGGTGCGATGGAGTGACAACTGAGCTGCAAGCGGCAATCAAGAACTCCAGGCTCATATATTTGTTGAAGGCCAGAAGCTTAATCGCTATTTGGTTCTCATGGCATCCGGCTATAGGCTAAAGTCCCCCGGTCCATCATCCGAACGTGGATACATGTTGCCTTGTTAAGCGATGTGCTCGGAGTGGATGGGAGATTCGATGGCATAAACATGAGACAAAATGACTCAGTGGTATTGTGACTATCGATTCGCCGAATGGTATGCTGACAGAGAGCAGAGATAGGATATATATCGTTATGCCCGTCATTTAtctatcatcatcaaccaacccccaacgaTAACACACATCTTTTGTTCCACAGACATCTCAAACTAAACTAACTGCTCACAGCCAAGCGAAGATACCTGGAGCCCTGACCCTCCCAGCAGCCCCTGGGACGACCGAGGTGCTGATCGACGTGGTGGTTGTAGCATTTCCCGAGGAAATGGGAACGGGTGGATTGATAGTGGCGCACGTTGAAGGAGTGACGATGTTGTACGATGTCGTGCAGTGGAGTCCTTTGCAGTTGTCTTCACAAGGGAAGTTGGCAGTGACGGTCGGGATGCTCTTGGGACAGTCACAAGACTGAGTGAGGGTAGAGACCATAATGCAGGCGAGGATTGGGCAAGTTGCGCAAAGCTCGCCGGTCACAGTGACAGTTGGACAGCCTGTCGTGGGAATCGGCGTGACAGGCCCTGGGGGTACTGAGTATACAGTGGTAACGCCAGTCCCTgcgctgttggtggtggtagcaTCGTCTTGGGCCGACGCACTATTGGGAATGTGTAAGCGTCCAATGGCAAGTAGTGGTATTTGACGGAGTGTGCTTACATGCGGGCAAATACGAGATTAGCAGTAATGGCAAGATATCTCATGGTGGTGATCTGATACAGTCAACTTTGGAGGTTTGTCTTTGGAGAGTGCGAGATCAATAACAACGGAGAGAGACATTGGTATTCTTATCTTGACGTGGCCGAAGCACTAAGGTAAGCACAAGTACCATACAATGGAGCAAAGCTCGTATTTCTGCTTGATTTGACAACTATTTGTTTCAGAATCGACCAACATTTCCTTACAGGTCAAAGGTGTCTTGGCGTGACGTGAGGACGGGCTGAGTCAATAGCACAACGTATCACACAAGGACCCAGAGAGATGGAGCAAtcttgttgtgttgttgaaTGTATTAACGTCGAATATAACATGTCGTACGTAGGTCACTCACTGGCTAAAAAAGTGAAACAAAAGACaataacgtacattataagcgagtcgcgcatataagcgagtcgcgcactggccattgcgacgcgttctctctacacttaacatcatttttctctacaacccaacatgccacctactttaaaggaagcgagggtaatcttagcccttgaagctctccaaaaggacgaaaaattacgcctcagagccgcagctaagctctataatgtaccaccatcaaccctccgtgaccgacgcgctggccggcctgcacgacgcgacaccacgcccaattcgaagaagctcactcaatcagaagaggatgctattattcaatacgttattgagctatgtgcgcgagcttttccaccaagattgcgtggtgtggaagatatggccaaccaactgctacgcgtacgcgacgcgccccctgttggcaagctctgggcacacaacttcgtcaaacgccagccacagctccgtacgcgttttacacgtagatacgactaccagagggccaagtgcgaggatccaaaggtcatcagcgagtggttcacgcttgtgcggaacaccaaggccaagtacggtattgtggatgacgatgtctacaacttcgacgagactgggttcatgatgggtattatcttcgcgggcatggtagttacgacctcagacggccttagcaaggcgaaactggcccagcctggcaaccgcgaatgggcagcGGTGATCcaggagtcaatgccctcggctgggctatccctcccttcatcatcttggccgcacagtaccaccttgctaactggtacaccgagtgcaacctaccgtctacctggcgcatcgcaaccaccgataatggctggactaccaatctggtaggcctagattggatcaagcacttcgactatcatacagcgtcccgcacaaagggcaaatatcggttgttgatcctcgacggccacgaaagccaccactcgaccgaattcgagcgccactgccaggagaacaacatcatcacgctctgcatgcctccgcattcttcacactacctccagccactcgatgtcggctgctttgggccattgaagcaagcgtacggccgccagatcgaggacttgatgcgcatgcatatcaaccacgtaagcaagctcgagttcctctgtgccttccgcgaggccttttttgcctctataacagagaagaatatacagggtggctttgcaggtgctggccttgcgccgtacgatccagagagggtgctttccaagctagatgtaaagcttcgtacgccaacacctccaaactcacggcccggcactgcacaaccttgggtcttccagacaccacacaacccccgagaagctgactcgcagtcaacgcttatcaagactcgcattgccaaccatcaaaatagctccccgacttcaatgttggctgctgtggaccagcttgctaagagtacaatggctgtgatgcaccaggtggctctccttcgtgcagagaacacttcactccgcaagaccaacgaggcactaagtaagcgccggagagccaaaaaacacgtgtgcggctcggaggatcacttactctgcaagatgcaaaggatatacttgaccagaaggccgtgggtggggaggcagcgcaagaaacgcagcaggatggcggtaatgcagggggagctcgtacgaaggttcggtgctgtggtgtgtgcggcaagcctggccataatgcacgtacatgccaggaggctgcagaatcatctgattcatctgtttctgattcagttattgtagtttcctagtgttgtggttgtgtaattgaggatagttgtggtagggtaacagagagtgcgcgactcgcttatatacgcgactcgcttataatgtacgttaagATAATGATGTGAAATTGTCACGGTTCAGAAGAAGCGGGGTCGCCTGGACCAGTGAGAATGGAGCGATGGATAAGTGGGGCCTGCGGAGCAGGGAATAACACGAGCCAGGGATCTAGGGATTCAAAGCTAGATCTAGGGATCTTGTCACAGACCAACCATATAGCAAGACCAAGCGGGGACTGCAGCTGACCGCGTCGGCCAATCGGATAAAGGAGACACAACGGCAGGGCTGCAGGGGCAGAGAAGGCTCGCTGCTTGGCAAGGGCGAGCCGGATCACCACCGGTCGCTGGTGAGCGAGAGCGATCCAGGTACGGAGGTACTTAGGGATCCCACGGTCTACATATAccgaggaactggctggtgtagatagacagttccgcagtatgcaatacaagtcacaatcgttaGTATccagactattgtgattgagacaagcctgttacaacctgcaccaggaatggatacagactgcaaggcagtacgccgaaggtgaatatgacaggatgatcgaaggttgtgacaagcgtctcagacacgggttcactgtcaacaacaggttgttctaacaaagagctactgagagtagattgtagacaaatgaacttgatttgcttgcatgaggaatcagattcctcgacacggggagcgcccggcgcccccccctatttatgtcaagctatctacatatatttctgaagtatctttgtaccttgctcagtgtgctcagtggtcttggcggctgagcagactgagcaacctttcatgatcaatgtgctcagtgtgctcagtggtcttggccactgatcagactgagcacctcttgattggtcgtatgggggcttatgggtctttccatccctggcccaatgattggctgaggtgcccagcacctcgggtaccacccagtggttcctgtataggggtattacgcttgggacgtaacactTACCTGGCACCTATTATGTGCCACACGTTAACATAAATAAATAAAAGAAGTAATATAACAAAAGGAAGCATAATAAGGGAAGAAAATATAGGGAAAATAAGTAAAGAAGTAAAGAGAATATAGATTAAGAAGAAAGAGGAAAGGATTAAGAAGAAAGAGGAAAGGATTAAGGGAAAGAGGAAAGGATTAAGGGTAAATTAAGTATAactgttacgccccaagcgtaatactcccgtacaggaaccactgggtggtacccgaggtgctggggcacctcggccaatcattgggccagggatggaaagacccataagcctccatacgaccaatcaggaggtgctcagtctgatcagtggccaagaccactgagcacactgagcacattgatgatgaaaggttgctcagtctgctcagccgccaagaccactgagcacactgagcaaggtacaaagatacttcagaaacatatgtagatagcttcgcataaataggggggagtgcccagcgctccccatgtcgaggaatctgattcctcatgcaagcattcaagttcatttgtctacaatctactttcagtagctctttgttagaacaacctgttgttgacagtgaacccatgtctgagacgcttgtcacaaccttcgatcatcctgtcatattcacctctggcgtactgccttgcagtctgtatccactcccggtgcaggttgtaacacgtTGCTTGCATGACCAAGATCGAACGTTGTGCTCAGACATAACGAACACCaatcgccatggcttccgCTGCCCCAATCCCTCCGTTGGACATGACCGTCTCCTTGGAGACAACGACGTCTCTCTTGGAGATGCCCCCGCCGTCGAaaagacaacccctcccgctgAGAATGACAACGCCGcttccgacgaagaagattatgacttcaatgatgtcgcaaacaaactcgacgccctcgccaagaaacttctcagcatggagacggccatcaagagcaaagaTGATCTTAAGGACCTCAAGGATGAAGTCAAGCGCCTGCAAACCACCGTCCGAAGTACGACGCGCGACAATACCCCCAAGATagccgccaaggtcggcaagcctcccgtcttcaccgGAAGTAAACAGGAGCTCCCGCCCTGGTTGTCACACGTCAGGACCAACCTTCGTCTGTACGgcatcaccgaccccgagTCACAACTCCTGTATGCCGCCAGTTTTCTTGGAGGAGACCCCAAGCAGTGGTTTGATGGGATCCTCAGGAACTACTTCGAGTACCCGGAGGACGAACGCGAACCCCTCACACAGAAGCTCTTCGATATGGGATTGGTCAAGTTCGAGGAAGAAATtaagaagatgtacggcgaacccgatgaggaaaaggcagcCGAAGATCGTCTCGAACGGCTTGTGCAAactgcctcagcctcgacttACGCGACACTCTTTCGCCGAGACGCATTCAGGGTCAACTGGGCCGATGCCGCTCTGAAGAACAAATTTTACAGAGGCTTGAAGCCCAAGGTTAAGGACGAACTCATTAAGGAAGACCGACACGCACTTACCCTCGACGAAtacatcaacaaagccattgtcaTCGACAACCGACTCTATGAGCGATCCATGGAAGACAAAGGAGTCTATCGCAACCCTCAGgttcccaaggccaacatcaaaaagaagtaCGAACACAAGAGCACTTCATGGGGAACACACTCAGGACCCATGGACATcggagcagcacagcacggTAAAGGCCAACAACGGAAGTACGGCGACAAACCCAAGGATAAGTCCAAGGTCAAATGCTTCAATTGTGACAAGATGGGACACTTTGCACGAGAATGTCGTTCACCGAAGAAATTCAAACCGGTACCTGAAGCCAAATCAGTTCAGTTCGCGGACACCGACCGCGTCGTCAGGATGACACATcgcgaagacgacgacccccgccaccggccgatgatggacgcCGCGATGGGAAACCTCATGTCGCACATGCCCACAGGAACGACTCAAGAACAACTcgccgacatgatggatcACGCCCTAACCCCGCTCACAAGCCCAGTTTTGAGAGAACTTCCACGACCAACGATCAGAAACGAAAACTCATTAGCAAGAAGCGATTGCCCGTTAGGTGGAGCCGAGTGGGTAAGAAGAAGTGAGAGAACCGCAGAAACCGGAgtctccaccgacgacgactatACAGAGTCAGAACCAGAGCCAGAGGATgaacccatcaccctttgGGACATGAGCAACTATGCAGACTGGTGGGTGACAGCCGAGGACTGGGACGAGCGTTTCGAGAGACCAGGACGACCAGTGGTCTACGGGGAAGACACCCCCACCGAGCACACCAAGGCAGAACCTCACCCAGACGACGTACCTCTTGCTATACCCTGCCACGGACTGCACGACTCAGTTGCATGGTTTGACTGCATTTACGACTACTGCAGAGTCCATTATCGATTCAAGGTTTACCACGAGGTATTCCCtttgtgacaaggggagtatctcggcttggaacaggtagttcaactcagtataataatctgttatggcctcaaggtccttaccccttgccatttgggtaggaaaggcaaggcctacttatagtcctccggatccccaggaccgttctgagctccctggtcctcgaacctgtcttatctgtctgccttggccgggcacctccttcggcgtcctggccactgattccaccagtaataggtacatatgattcctgtcctgcagtcttcttgcagctcgtatgggtcctcagtccctcctgcccaaccaacccgtatcggcaccctggttctgccttcgtggtggtcgccgtgatgcctccgctgagccccggtgggctcagttggttgccggccccagatattctgatcctgggcatatcgttgggctattgttggttggagtgtgtactgtctaggggcactgagtcgtgggcccgtgtgacacCCTTCCAGACGAGGTCACGACCCCATCTTGCAAGTACACAAGGCAGGATCGGGGGAGGATTGGAATtataccacaacaacggaagGAAAATACACACTTATTGTGGAAAACATGGTCCCCACAGGATGTTGGGACAAGGACGCTTTGGATTTCGAGGACTGTGAACACGTTTGGTGcgcccgtcaccgccgcgcaaaggcaagagactggcaccgacagaagagccaagcaagggtcaggaagaaggccaacaagaaagtcaCTCGGTCAAAGGGATACCCAGGAAGGGACCTCCCATATGATGCCTATGGAGAATACGGAACATTggaagaactcgccaacGAGTATTTGGGACCCGATTTCCGCAGACGACTAGAACAACAGTACCTCGAGCGACACGAGATGTTCTATTACACCACTAGAGAATCAGGACTGGAGTCAGACGCCGTGAAGTTGGCAAGCGACTACCACTTACGACAGAAAGCGTGGGAAAGACACTGTTCGGGACCATCCGATTTTACCAGAGTCCCACGTACGGAAACGGCC includes:
- a CDS encoding hypothetical protein (CAZy:AA8; COG:S; EggNog:ENOG503PA6M) translates to MNTGPCPYLPPFPPPLPSFLQLLSQTSSLSACKMGLLQLAATVLALGSSVQAAPAHEIAPRQASVKYCDPVSTICYSEWISPERIAFRTAIPENATATADFDVLVQLQAPKSVGWAGIAWGGTMVNNPLTVAWANGATVVVSSRRATARTYPQPWTGATYTVLGGTVANSTHWTVNFLAKGVSNLGTSRLNPSSTAASIAYAQSNQGPSSPSDPASRFGIHNTRGKFSHNLALGKISNFRAAVAQLASEA
- a CDS encoding hypothetical protein (EggNog:ENOG503PHS3), whose amino-acid sequence is MRYLAITANLVFARIASAQDDATTTNSAGTGVTTVYSVPPGPVTPIPTTGCPTVTVTGELCATCPILACIMVSTLTQSCDCPKSIPTVTANFPCEDNCKGLHCTTSYNIVTPSTCATINPPVPISSGNATTTTSISTSVVPGAAGRVRAPGIFAWL